Proteins encoded together in one Halalkaliarchaeum sp. AArc-CO window:
- a CDS encoding helix-turn-helix domain-containing protein, protein MSVTEAVSPEEDDRDRWQDVRDLPPSAKLVAKVLDYNGTLTQSQLADETLLPPRTVRYALSRLEEENVVESRFSFSDARKRLYSLQV, encoded by the coding sequence ATGAGCGTTACCGAAGCGGTCTCGCCGGAAGAAGACGACAGAGATCGGTGGCAGGACGTCCGCGATCTCCCACCGAGCGCGAAACTCGTCGCGAAAGTACTCGACTACAACGGCACTCTCACGCAGAGCCAGCTAGCTGATGAGACGCTGTTGCCACCCCGCACGGTGCGATACGCCCTCTCACGGCTCGAAGAGGAGAACGTCGTCGAGTCCCGGTTTTCCTTTTCCGACGCACGCAAGCGGCTGTACTCGCTGCAGGTTTGA